A stretch of Brassica napus cultivar Da-Ae chromosome C6, Da-Ae, whole genome shotgun sequence DNA encodes these proteins:
- the LOC106354551 gene encoding trifunctional UDP-glucose 4,6-dehydratase/UDP-4-keto-6-deoxy-D-glucose 3,5-epimerase/UDP-4-keto-L-rhamnose-reductase RHM1: MASYTPKNILITGAAGFIASHVANRLIRTYPHYKIVVLDKLDYCSNLKNLNPSKNSPSFKFVKGDIASADLVNHLLITEGIDTIMHFAAQTHVDNSFGNSFEFTKNNIYGTHVLLEACKVTGQVRRFIHVSTDEVYGETDEDALVGNHEASQLLPTNPYSATKAGAEMLVMAYGRSYGLPVITTRGNNVYGPNQFPEKLIPKFILLAMRGKVLPIHGDGSNVRSYLYCEDVAEAFEVILHKGEVGHVYNIGTKKERRVNDVARDVCKLFGMDPEASIKFVENRPFNDQRYFLDDEKLKKLGWSERTTWEEGLKKTMEWYTQNPEWWGDVSGALLPHPRMLMMPGGRHFDGSDEISSAATASDKPSQTHMVVPSTRSSTSAPQKPSLKFLIYGKTGWIGGLLGKLCEKQVIAYEYGKGRLEDRASLLQDVVSVKPTHVFNSAGVTGRPNVDWCESHKAETIRANVAGTLTLADVCREHGLLMMNFATGCIFEYDEKHPEGSGVGFKEEDTPNFTGSFYSKTKAMVEELLKEFDNVCTLRVRMPISSDLNNPRNFITKISRYNKVVNIPNSMTVLDELLPISIEMAKRNLKGIWNFTNPGVVSHNEILEMYRDYINPDFKWANFTLEEQAKVIVAPRSNNEMDASKLKKEFPELLSIKESLIKYAFEPNKKT; this comes from the exons ATGGCTTCGTACACGCCCAAGAACATTCTCATCACCGGAGCAGCCGGTTTCATCGCCTCCCACGTGGCGAACAGGCTCATCAGGACCTACCCTCACTACAAGATCGTGGTCCTCGACAAGCTCGACTACTGCTCCAACCTCAAGAACCTTAACCCTTCGAAAAACTCCCCCAGCTTCAAGTTCGTGAAAGGCGACATCGCCAGCGCGGACCTCGTCAACCACCTCCTCATCACCGAAGGCATCGACACCATCATGCACTTCGCCGCTCAGACCCACGTCGACAACTCCTTCGGCAACAGCTTCGAGTTCACCAAGAACAACATCTACGGGACCCACGTCCTCCTCGAGGCCTGTAAGGTGACAGGCCAGGTACGGAGGTTTATCCACGTGAGTACCGATGAGGTTTACGGGGAGACTGACGAGGACGCGCTCGTGGGTAACCACGAGGCCTCTCAGCTTCTCCCGACCAATCCTTACTCTGCGACCAAGGCAGGGGCGGAGATGCTTGTGATGGCGTATGGGCGATCTTATGGTTTGCCAGTTATTACTACTCGTGGGAATAATGTTTATGGTCCGAATCAGTTTCCTGAGAAGCTGATTCCCAAGTTTATTTTGCTGGCGATGAGAGGGAAGGTTCTTCCGATTCACGGAGATGGGTCGAACGTGAGGAGTTATCTTTACTGTGAGGACGTTGCTGAGGCCTTtgaggtgattctccacaaggGTGAGGTTGGTCATGTTTATAACATTGGGACCAAGAAGGAGAGGAGAGTGAACGATGTGGCTAGAGATGTTTGCAAGCTCTTTGGCATGGACCCTGAGGCGAGTATTAAGTTTGTTGAGAACCGGCCTTTTAATGATCAGAGGTATTTTCTCGACGACGAGAAGCTCAAGAAGCTGGGGTGGTCGGAGAGGACGACGTGGGAGGAAGGGTTGAAGAAGACTATGGAGTGGTATACTCAGAACCCTGAGTGGTGGGGCGATGTCTCTGGAGCGTTGCTTCCTCATCCGAGGATGCTGATGATGCCCGGCGGGCGGCATTTCGATGGATCAGATGAGATTTCTTCAGCAGCTACGGCGTCTGACAAGCCGAGTCAAACCCACATGGTGGTTCCAAGCACAAGGAGCAGTACCAGCGCGCCGCAGAAGCCTTCTCTCAAGTTCTTGATATATGGTAAGACCGGGTGGATCGGTGGTCTGCTTGGGAAGCTGTGTGAGAAGCAAGTGATTGCTTATGAGTATGGGAAAGGAAGGTTGGAGGATAGAGCTTCTCTTCTGCAGGATGTTGTGAGTGTTAAGCCGACTCATGTTTTCAACTCGGCTGGTGTGACTGGGAGACCTAATGTTGACTGGTGTGAGTCTCACAAGGCAGAGACCATCCGTGCCAATGTGGCTGGAACTTTGACTCTAGCTGATGTATGCAGAGAGCATGGGCTTCTGATGATGAACTTCGCTACTGGTTGTATATTTGAGTATGATGAGAAGCATCCTGAAGGTTCGGGTGTTGGATTCAAGGAGGAAGACACTCCCAACTTCACTGGCTCCTTCTACTCAAAAACCAAAGCCATG GTAGAGGAGCTGCTAAAGGAGTTTGACAACGTATGCACATTGAGAGTAAGGATGCCAATCTCTTCAGATCTAAACAACCCACGCAACTTCATCACCAAGATCTCAAGGTACAACAAAGTAGTAAACATCCCAAACAGCATGACAGTGTTGGACGAGCTCTTACCAATCTCCATCGAGATGGCCAAAAGAAACTTGAAAGGGATCTGGAACTTCACAAACCCGGGCGTGGTGAGCCACAACGAGATCCTAGAGATGTACAGAGACTACATCAACCCTGACTTCAAATGGGCAAACTTCACGTTAGAGGAGCAAGCTAAAGTCATTGTAGCTCCAAGAAGTAACAACGAGATGGATGCTTCTAAGCTCAAGAAAGAGTTCCCTGAGCTGCTCTCCATCAAGGAGTCTTTGATCAAGTATGCGTTTGAGCCAAACAAGAAGACTTGA
- the LOC106354550 gene encoding alpha,alpha-trehalose-phosphate synthase [UDP-forming] 1 yields the protein MPGNKYNLSSSHIPLSRTERLLRERELRDKRRSNRALNPNDNPDNSENDLRLEGDSSRQQYVEQYLEGAAAAMAHDDVCERQEVRPYNRQRLLVVANRLPVSAVRRGEDSWSLEISAGGLVSALLGVKEFEARWIGWAGVNVPDEVGQKALTKALAEKRCIPVFLDEEIVHQYYNGYCNNILWPLFHYLGLPQEDRLATTRSFQSQFTAYKKANQMFADVVNEHYEEGDVVWCHDYHLMFLPKCLKEYNSKMKVGWFLHTPFPSSEIHRTLPSRSELLRSVLAADLVGFHTYDYARHFVSACTRILGLEGTPEGVEDQGRLTRVAAFPIGIDSERFIRALEVPDVIQHMKELKERFAGRKVMLGVDRLDMIKGIPQKILAFEKFLEENASWRDKVVLLQIAVPTRTDVSEYQKLTSQVHEIVGRINGRFGTLTQVPIHHLDRSLDFYALCALYAVTDVALVTSLRDGMNLVSYEFVACQEAKKGVLILSEFAGAAQSLGAGAILVNPWNITEVAASIGQALNMSPEEREKRHRHNFHHVKTHTAQEWAETFVSELNDTVIEAQLRISKVPPELPQDDAIRRYSKSTNRLLILGFNATLTEPVDNQGRRGDQIKEMDLNLHPELKGPLKALCSDPSTTIVVLSGSSRSVLDKNFGEYDMWLAAENGMFLRLTNGEWMTTMPEHLNMEWVDSVKHVFKYFTERTPRSHFETRDTSLIWNYKYADIEFGRLQARDLLQHLWTGPISNASVDVVQGSRSVEVRAVGVTKGAAIDRILGEIVHSKSMTTPIDYVLCIGHFLGKDEDVYTFFEPELPSDIIPAIARSRPSSDSGGTRSSSVGGDRRPPSKSTHHNNNNNSKSSSKSSSSNSNHHNNKASSQRSLQTTKSGSNNHSLGNSRRPSPEKISWNVLDLKGENYFSCAVGRTRTSARYLLGSPDDVVCFLEKLADAPAPNSS from the exons ATGCCTGGGAACAAGTACAACCTCAGTTCTTCTCACATCCCCCTCTCTCGGACAGAACGGCTCTTGAGAGAAAGAGAGCTTAGAGATAAGAGGAGGAGCAACCGTGCTCTCAATCCCAATGACAATCCTGACAACTCTGAGAACGACCTGCGTTTAGAAGGTGACAGTTCAAGGCAACAATATGTTGAGCAGTACCTGGAAGGTGCTGCTGCTGCTATGGCTCACGATGATGTCTGCGAGAGACAAGAAGTAAGGCCTTACAACAGGCAACGGCTCCTTGTAGTGGCTAACAGGCTCCCTGTTTCTGCTGTGAGAAGAGGTGAAGATTCATGGTCTTTGGAGATCAGTGCTGGTGGCCTAGTTAGTGCTCTCCTAG GTGTGAAGGAGTTTGAAGCCAGATGGATTGGATGGGCTGGCGTTAATGTGCCTGATGAGGTTGGACAGAAGGCACTTACCAAAGCTTTAGCTGAGAAG AGGTGTATACCTGTGTTCCTTGATGAAGAGATTGTGCATCAGTACTACAACGGTTACTGCAACAACATCCTATGGCCTCTGTTTCACTACCTTGGACTTCCACAAGAAGACCGTCTCGCCACAACAAGAAGCTTCCAGTCTCAGTTCACTGCGTACAAGAAAGCAAACCAAATGTTTGCTGATGTTGTGAATGAGCATTATGAAGAAGGAGATGTTGTCTGGTGCCATGATTATCATCTCATGTTCCTTCCTAAGTGTCTCAAGGAGTACAATAGTAAGATGAAAGTTGGTTGGTTTCTCCACACACCGTTCCCTTCTTCTGAGATACACAGGACGCTTCCTTCAAGATCAGAGCTGCTTAGATCAGTTCTTGCTGCTGATTTAGTAGG tttcCATACGTATGACTATGCAAGACACTTTGTGAGTGCGTGTACTCGGATACTTGGGCTTGAAGGAACACCTGAGGGTGTTGAGGATCAAGGCAGGCTTACTAGAGTAGCAGCT TTTCCAATTGGTATAGATTCTGAGAGGTTTATAAGAGCACTTGAAGTACCAGACGTGATACAACACATGAAGGAGTTGAAAGAACGGTTTGCTGGCAGAAAG GTGATGTTAGGTGTTGATCGGCTTGATATGATCAAAGGGATTCCACAGAAGATTCTTGCATTTGAAAAGTTTCTCGAGGAGAACGCAAGCTGGCGTGATAAAGTGGTGTTACTGCAAATTGCAGTGCCGACAAGAACAGATGTCTCTGAAT ATCAAAAACTGACAAGCCAAGTTCATGAGATTGTTGGACGCATTAATGGTCGTTTTGGGACACTGACTCAAGTTCCAATACATCACCTG GATCGTTCTCTGGACTTTTATGCTTTATGTGCACTTTATGCCGTCACAG ATGTTGCACTTGTCACATCTCTGAGAGATGGGATGAACCTTGTCAGCTACGAGTTTGTTGCTTGCCAAGAGGCTAAAAAGGGTGTTCTCATTCTCAGTGAG TTTGCAGGTGCTGCACAATCACTAGGTGCTGGAGCCATTCTTGTGAACCCTTGGAACATTACAGAAGTTGCTGCCTCCATTGGCCAGGCTCTAAACATGTCACctgaagaaagagagaaaagacaTAGGCATAACTTTCACCATGTCAAAACTCACACTGCTCAAGAATGGGCTGAAACTTTTGTCAG TGAACTAAATGATACTGTGATTGAGGCACAACTAAGAATTAGCAAAGTCCCACCTGAGCTTCCACAGGATGATGCTATTCGCCGGTATTCAAAGTCCACCAACAGACTACTAATCCTG GGCTTCAATGCAACACTGACTGAGCCAGTGGATAACCAAGGGAGAAGAGGTGATCAGATAAAGGAGATGGATCTTAACTTACACCCAGAGCTGAAAGGACCGTTAAAGGCACTATGTAGTGATCCAAGTACTACCATAGTTGTCCTAAGCGGAAGCAGCAGAAGCGTTTTGGACAAA AACTTTGGAGAGTATGATATGTGGTTGGCAGCAGAGAATGGGATGTTCTTAAGGCTTACAAATGGAGAGTGGATGACTACAATGCCAGAACACTTGAACATGGAATGGGTTGATAGCGTTAAG CATGTTTTCAAGTACTTCACTGAGAGAACACCAAGGTCACACTTTGAAACAAGAGATACTTCTCTTATATGGAACTACAAATATGCTG ATATTGAATTTGGGAGGCTTCAAGCAAGAGACCTGTTACAACACTTATGGACAGGACCAATCTCTAATGCATCAGTTGATGTTGTCCAAGGAAGCCGCTCTGTTGAGGTCCGCGCCGTAGGTGTGACCAAGGGAGCTGCAATAGATCGCATTCTAGGAGAGATAGTGCATAGCAAGTCCATGACCACACCGATAGATTACGTCTTGTGCATTGGCCATTTCTTGGGGAAGGACGAAGATGTGTACACATTCTTTGAGCCAGAACTCCCATCAGACATCATCCCAGCCATTGCACGGTCCAGACCATCATCTGATAGTGGTGGAACCAGATCATCATCAGTAGGAGGGGACAGAAGACCGCCTTCAAAGTCAACAcaccacaacaacaacaacaacagcaaaagcAGTTCAAAATCTTCCTCCTCTAACTCTAACCACCACAACAACAAGGCCTCATCACAGAGATCTCTTCAGACAACAAAAAGCGGTTCCAACAACCATAGCTTAGGGAACTCAAGACGTCCTTCACCGGAGAAAATCTCTTGGAACGTGCTTGACCTCAAAGGAGAGAACTACTTCTCTTGTGCGGTTGGTCGCACACGCACCAGTGCTAGATACCTCCTTGGCTCTCCTGATGATGTTGTTTGCTTCCTTGAGAAGCTCGCCGACGCGCCAGCGCCTAACTCATCTTAG